The following nucleotide sequence is from Vitis vinifera cultivar Pinot Noir 40024 chromosome 14, ASM3070453v1.
ttactataaaaaagattggaagaaaatcaaatataacttgttaaaaatttatatattttaaaattatttaattaaataaaataaatttaaagaaatgtataaaaataagttagttgagttttttttttttcattccaattttcttatttgcttcacattttttttttcaaattagtattataattaataaaatgataGGACATAGGACATAAATTAAACccttcaatttaaaaaaaaaatggagataaTTAATCTTGAAATACTAGCCTCACATAGGCTGTCACATTGTTGTACCTTGTATGGTAAGCTACAAAGACCAAAACAATCACTTCATAGCATTAAACTTTCTGCATTGAGATGGAAATCCTTTTCAGAAAAgatattttcagaattttttttttcttttctagtttaatctaattaaaaatCACCTTTTTAAATATGCACACTTCCAATTTCTAGTCaagttttaatgaaaaaagaaaaattatcacCCATGCATAAGGGCCTGTTTGTTGCGGATGTGAAATTAGAAGTTATTTGTCTTGTCaaataaagtgaaagaaacagCATCATCTAACAGTCCCAAAGTTCTGGGTACCTAATTTTCAGCGAAAAGGGGTTGTTaattaataggaaaaaaatgtcACCATGGGACTGGGAGATTCAGAGTCaaagaatattaaaagtaaTCTCAAGGCAAAAACCTTGGAGTAGAAACGTGGAAGCATATCTACCGTTTTTTACATGGCCTAACCCCAAGCTCACGTGGTCAGCTACCTGCCCTACTGTCCAACCTACCAATTCTGTCGTATAAAAATTCACCCAACTCCTCAGTCTTGGCATCGGCATTCTCTCTTGGTCTCCTGCAAAATTGAGGTAGAAGCCAGTGAAGCAGGTAGCCAACAATGGTGTCAGTTGCGGAAATTAGAAAGGCCCAGAGAGCTGAGGGTCCCGCCACGGTTCTGGCTATTGGCACGGCCACTCCGGCCAACTGCGTCTACCAGGCAGACTACCCGGATTACTACTTCCGGATCACCAACAGTGAGCACATGACCGAGTTGAAGGAGAAGTTCAAGCGCATGTGTACGTGCCTTATTAATGGATTAAATCTGTAAtccttgtttgtttgtttttttggtaggAATGGTATTGTGCATGGAGCCAATTTCAGTGCATGGGAAATAGGCGAGTATCTGATACTGATGATGGTTATTTGATACTATTTTACTGGTTTTTACAGGTGAAAAATCCATGATAAACAAACGCTACATGCACCTCACTGAAGAAATTCTCAAGGAGAACCCCAACGTCTGTGCCTACATGGCCCCATCTCTTGATGCCCGTCAAgacatggtggtggttgaagtACCAAAGCTTGGCAAGGAAGCTGCTGCCAAGGCCATCAAAGAATGGGGCCAGCCCAAATCCAAGATCACCCACCTTGTCTTCTGCACCACCTCCGGTGTTGACATGCCCGGTGCTGACTATCAACTCACCAAGCTGCTAGGCCTCAAACCCTCCGTCAAGAGGCTGATGATGTACCAACAGGGCTGCTTTGCCGGTGGCACCGTCCTCCGCCTTGCCAAGGATCTCGCCGAGAACAACGCCGGCTCTCGTGTTCTGGTCGTCTGCTCTGAAATCACAGCTGTCACTTTCCGAGGCCCGTCTGACACCCACTTGGACTCCCTCGTGGGTCAGGCACTTTTCGGTGATGGTGCAGCTGCCGTTATCATTGGCGCAGACCCGGATACCAAAATTGAACGCCCACTGTTCGAGCTCGTCTCCGCGGCTCAGACCATCCTCCCTGACTCCGAAGGAGCAATCGACGGACACTTGCGTGAAGTGGGCCTCACCTTTCATTTACTGAAAGACGTCCCAGGGTTGATTTCCAAGAACATAGAAAAGAGCTTGGTGGAAGCCTTCACTCCGATAGGCATCAGCGACTGGAACTCCTTGTTCTGGATAGCTCACCCCGGCGGCCCAGCAATTTTAGACCAGGTTGAGTTAAAGCTGGGTCTGAAGGAAGAGAAACTGAGAGCAACTCGGCACGTTCTGAGCGAGTATGGGAACATGTCGAGTGCATGCGTGTTGTTTATCCTGGACGAAATGAGGAAAAAGTCAATTGAAGAAGGGAAAGGCAGCACAGGTGAAGGGTTGGAATGGGGGGTACTGTTTGGATTCGGACCAGGTCTCACGGTTGAGACTGTTGTCTTGCACAGTGTGTCTGCACCAGCGGCTCACTGAGTCACTGATCAACTCATGAAGCGTTTGTGATAAACTATGTGCTACAGTCCTGCACCGTAGTCATCCTTGGGTGatctttttcttattgtttCTTATTTCTGAACTGTAGTCTACGTTCCACGGAGATGATtctgaaataaataaattattggagATGCTCTCTCTAAACCTTTTTCTTTATGTTTCAGTAGAAATGCCtgcaatattttctttttttggaatttgggcattgttgaagaaaatgaagaaaagtcTGTCCACA
It contains:
- the LOC100263443 gene encoding chalcone synthase yields the protein MVSVAEIRKAQRAEGPATVLAIGTATPANCVYQADYPDYYFRITNSEHMTELKEKFKRMCEKSMINKRYMHLTEEILKENPNVCAYMAPSLDARQDMVVVEVPKLGKEAAAKAIKEWGQPKSKITHLVFCTTSGVDMPGADYQLTKLLGLKPSVKRLMMYQQGCFAGGTVLRLAKDLAENNAGSRVLVVCSEITAVTFRGPSDTHLDSLVGQALFGDGAAAVIIGADPDTKIERPLFELVSAAQTILPDSEGAIDGHLREVGLTFHLLKDVPGLISKNIEKSLVEAFTPIGISDWNSLFWIAHPGGPAILDQVELKLGLKEEKLRATRHVLSEYGNMSSACVLFILDEMRKKSIEEGKGSTGEGLEWGVLFGFGPGLTVETVVLHSVSAPAAH